The genomic stretch CGCTGGACGCACCCGCAGCTGGGCGCCGTGTCGCCCGGGGAGTTCATTCCGGTGGCCGAGCGGGTGGGGCTCATCGCGCCGGTCGGGGCGTGGGTGCTGCGCGCAGCGTGCCTGGAGGCGCTGCGCTGGGGGGACGTGACGGTCAGCGTGAACGTCAGCGCGGTGCAGCTGCTGCAGGCGGAATTCCCGCAGGTGGTGCAGGGCGCCCTGCGCGACACGGGCCTGAGTGCGCGGCGGCTGGAACTCGAACTGACCGAAACGGCCGCCCTGTACGAGGACACCCGCGCGGCGCAGACCCTGGAGGACCTGCGGGCGCTGGGCGTGCGCCTGAGCATCGACGATTTCGGGTCCGGGTACTCGAACCTGTCGCGGCTGCGGACCCTGCCGATCACGGGCGTGAAACTGGACCGCTCGTGCATCCAGGGCCTGCCGGACGGACCGGGCGGACCGTTCGCGCGGGCGCTGCTGGAGGCGGTGCTGGGCCTGACCCGCCACCTGCCGCTGGACCTGACCGCCGAGGGCATCGAGAACGCTGCGCAGCTCACGGCCCTGCGGGACCTGGGCTGTCCGCTCGGTCAGGGGCACGGCCTGTCTCACCCGCTGACCGCGCCGGACTTCCGGGCACTGCTGCACACCCTCCCCCCGTCCGGCGGTCAGGCAGGCGCCGCGGCCTCCTGCTTCCGCTTCTGATGGACTGGTGCACTCACTGCGGGGTTCAGTTCCACCCCAGGGCCACCAGCACGCCCCGGGGCTCCGCTCCCAGCCGCTCTCGATGACGGCTTCCCGCCCTGCTCCGCAGCTCTGCGGGTCCGCCCTTTCCAGCAGCGCGCATGTCACCTGCCGTGCAGTTCAGACGCGGCGCAGCAGTTCGGTCAGCAGGCGGACATGGTCAGGCCAGCGGTCCAGGCGGACGTGTTCGTGCTGGGCGTGCGCGCCGTCGCCGGGGGCGCCCAGGCCGTCCAGGGTGGGGATGACCGGCGCGGTGAAGTTCCCGTCGCTGCCGCCACCCACGACGGCGTGCGTGAGGTCAAAGCCGAGTTCCCGGGCGACGGCGCGGGCCTGTTCGTACAGCGCCAGCGTGCCTTCGCTCTGCTCGAAGGGGGGGCGGTTCAGGCCGCCGTCGATGCGGACGGTCACGCGGGGGTCGTGGGGCGTCCAGGCGCGCACGGCGGCGTCCACCCGCCCGGCCTCCGCGAGGGTGCTGACGCGCAGGTCGATCTCCAGCGTGGCGTGCGCGGGGATGACGTTCACGGCGCTGCCGCCCCGGATCAGGCCGACGCTGACCGTGGTGCCCAGATCGGGCTGGGCGAGGCCCTGGAGGTCCAGGGTGGCCTGCGCGGCGGCCGTGATGGCACTCGCGCCTTCCTCCGGTTTGTTCCCGGCGTGGCTGGCGACGCCGGTGAAGGTCAGCGTGTAGCTGCCGGTGCCCTTGCGGCCGGTCTTCAGGGCGTGCGTGTCCGCGACGGGCGGCTCGACGACCAGGGCCACGCGCGAGTCGTGCGCGGCGCGTTCGATGTGCTCGCGGCTGCTGGGACTGCCGATTTCCTCGTCGGGGGACAGCAGGACGGTCACGCCGCCGCGGGGCCACTGGCCGTGCAGGGCGCGCAGGGCGTGGAACAGGCCCACAATCCCGGCTTTCATGTCGTACGTGCCGGGGCCGTACAGGCGGTCGCCGTCCACGCGCCAGGGCATGTCCTCCAGCGTGCCGTGCGGCCAGACGGTGTCGGCGTGCGTGAGGATCAGCACGGGTTTCTCGGCGGTCTGGTCTGCCGCGCCGCCCGGCACGCCAAAGCGGAACACGCGGGTACCGCCGCCCAGCGCGTGCGTCTCGGCGCCCAGGTCGCGCGCCCAGCCCTCGATGACGTCCATGACGCGCTGGATGGCCGCCGGGTCGGTCGAGGGGGACTCGATGTCGGTAAGGACTTTCAGGTCGGCCATCAGGGCCTGCAGCGCCGCGCCCGGTGTGGTGGTGGTCATGCGCGGATGCTAGCGCCCGCGCGTGAAGGTGAGGGTGGGAGCGCAGTCAGGCCCCACTCCTGCGAGGGGGCCTGACCGGAACTGCCCAGGGGTTCAGCTGAGCAGGGCGACCTGCTGGGCGTCGAGTTTGAGTTTCGCGCTGCCCTTGAGGTACAGGTCGTGCAGGGCCTGCTTGCCAAACAGGCGGGCGAGGTGCGTGCTGGTCATTTCGATGGTGCGGCCGGAAATTTTGAGTCGGACGACGTCAAAGGTGCCGGGAACCCAGGTGCAGGACAGTTCTTGCATGTGAAGACCTCCAGAGATGGTGGGGCGACAGGCGCCAGTTCGGATTGACGGGGCCGTGTGGAAGAAGGTGTGGACGGGGACAGCATGGGTCCCTTTCGTCAGCGTTCGGTGGGCTGGCGACAGGAACGTGGGCCTGTGGGGGGCCGGGTAAGATCAGCGTAAGGGAAACGCGTTTGGAAATAGAAAGACCCGTTCCACTTTGTCTTTAGCCAGCGATCATGAACCCGCCGGTGTGGCTCGCGTCCCGCCTGGACGACATTTTGGGAGCGCTTCCGTTTCTGTGGAGCGGGCGGCTGTGCTTGACTGTGGGGCATGACGCAACCCATCCCCGGGCCCGAGAGCCTGCTCCCCCTGGTGTTCCCCTCCGACCCGCAGGTCAGCCCGGACGGCACGCGCGCCGCGTTTGTCCTGACCCGGATTGAGGAGGACGACCCGTTCAAGCCCGACGCGGCCTTCGCCAAGCCCCGTTACAAGTCGCAGATCTGGCTCGCCGACGCGCAGGGCGCCCACGTCCTGACGCGCGGCGAGGGCCGGGACGGCAGCCCCCGCTGGTCCCCGGACGGGCAGACCCTGGCCTTTACCCGCAAGGTCGGCGAGGGCGCGCAGCTGCACCTGCTGCCCCTCTCGGGCGGCGAGGCGCAGGTCGTGACCCGATTCCGGAACGGCGTGTCAGACATCCAGTGGAGCCCGGACGGGCAGTACGTCGCGTTCATGACCACCGCTGACGACGAGGACAAACGCGACGAGCGCGGTGAGGCCCGCGTCATCACCAGGCCCCGTTACCGCTTCAACGGCCGCGACTGGCTACCCGAACGCGCCGCGCGCCTGTACCGCCTGCACGTCCCCAGCGGCGAGGTGCGCGAGTGGCACGTGCCGGAGGTCGAACTGGGCGGCGTGACCTGGCTGCCCGACAGCAGCGGCGTGCTGTTCGTCGCCGCAACCAGCGAACTGACCGGCGCGCAGTGGCAGCAGGAGGTCTGGCACCTGTCGCTGCACGGCACGCCCCGGCAGGTCACGCGCTGGGCGTCCGCCGTGAACGCCGTCGTCCCCCACCCGGACGGCCAGCACTTCGCGCTGGTGGGCCGCCCCGCCGGGCAGGGCAACACCGAGCACACCCACCTGTACCTCCTGCCCCTGACCGGCGACGCCACCCCGGTGCGGCTGGACGCCGGGCACGACCACCCGGTCGGGAACGCCGTGGGTGGCGACTGCCACGTGGGCGCCATGCCCGAGAAACCCGTGTGGCTGGACGACCGCACCCTCCTGTTCAGCAGCACCGTG from Deinococcus soli (ex Cha et al. 2016) encodes the following:
- a CDS encoding M20 family metallopeptidase, translated to MTTTTPGAALQALMADLKVLTDIESPSTDPAAIQRVMDVIEGWARDLGAETHALGGGTRVFRFGVPGGAADQTAEKPVLILTHADTVWPHGTLEDMPWRVDGDRLYGPGTYDMKAGIVGLFHALRALHGQWPRGGVTVLLSPDEEIGSPSSREHIERAAHDSRVALVVEPPVADTHALKTGRKGTGSYTLTFTGVASHAGNKPEEGASAITAAAQATLDLQGLAQPDLGTTVSVGLIRGGSAVNVIPAHATLEIDLRVSTLAEAGRVDAAVRAWTPHDPRVTVRIDGGLNRPPFEQSEGTLALYEQARAVARELGFDLTHAVVGGGSDGNFTAPVIPTLDGLGAPGDGAHAQHEHVRLDRWPDHVRLLTELLRRV